The Candidatus Bathyarchaeota archaeon genome includes the window TTGTCGGGAGGAGACCCCACGGCCCCAGCATATCCTAAAATTATAAATCCTGCCATTCGATTCCTTATCTTGGCCGGGTTGGCTGAGTGGTATAGGCGGCTGCCTGCAGAGCAGCTTCACGGGGGTTCAAATCCCTCACCCGGCTTTAAAGTATAATTAATAACATATTTATTTCAAGGAGGACCTCTGCCTAGGGGAACCACTAGTTCAGGGAGTTACTTTCCATGAAATTCTAAGTGTTTAGGGGCGGAGGTGAATGGGCTGGGGGTGTTATACGAGGAGAGATCGTATAGGCTGCTGTTTCCAAGTCACTTTAGGATCTATGAGGATGTGGTGGATGCCTACTTCTTCCCTTACCGGCACACTATTCCCATCTCGGACATCGAGAAGGTTGAGATAATAGAAGGGATCCCCTGGTATATCGGCTGGGGGCTGAGGCTCAATCCATTGAAGAGGAGGCTATACTTTGCAATCCATCATGGTAGAAGCGTACTGATCAAGAGGCATTCTGGATTCTGGAAAGAGATAGTATTATCAGTAAAAGATCCACAAAGGTTCATCTCACACATTAAACTCTAACGATCTATCTCTATTAAGACCATAAGACTAGTTGAAGGTGTGGTCGGCAGAATCATCGGCGTTTCATTAAAGCTCTTTTGGCATACCTTAACGGCCTGACAGTACTCAAGTTGTTTATAACAACTCTCTGGTGCTAAAAGAGAAGACTAATTTCCTGAGTTCCTGATTTTATATACCTCATTATTATCTCGGTTGCCTCATCACCGAGGCTTAAATATTCCTGTCTCGTTATTCCGGAGTATTTTGAGGCGTACTCGTCAGCCTCTTCCTCAAACTGATGCCTTAATGGTCTATGTATGAAGAGGAGGTAGAGGCCCTGGGAATCCTGTAAGTAGTGTTTGAACTCATGAGCCACCATGAAGCGAATATATGGTTCAAACTTGTTATAGTCACTTCTCAGGGGCAGCTCAAACCAGGCTGGAATCAATATGCGAGGCCCATCCAACAATTTAGGGATGTATAATGCATATAGGTTAGGCATCCCGAAGACCTTCTCAGCCGTCCAGTAAAGGGGTGGGGGGGTTATGCTCTCCCTTTGAGAGAGGTCCGAGAGGATTTTATCGACGAGACCCCTCAATATCTCGACTTTAACATCCGGTACGGGAGGCAATACCCTCATGCCCATAGAATCCACCAGGTTTAATAATCCTTTAAGCCCAGCCTTTGGCTGAGACCGAAAGAATAAGCCACTTTCATGATTGAATCCTTAGCGGGGTTTTATTCCTTGCCTTAAGGCCATTATGAACCTCTGATTATCCTTAACTCCTGCCAAGTATGAAGCTTCTCAATGACATCTAATCTTTGGCCCATAGCTTCTACGCTCATCCCCTCTCACGGGCAGCCCCGCACCTTTATGCCAATAATCGAATTCGTTAATTAAAAAATGGGTATTATATGTTCAATTTTATTTTTCAGTTTTAGTATGTCTTATTACTGCTTTGGGAGTCTTCCTACCTTGTACCTTTTCATTACTAATCTGTATAGTGATTCGCTGAACTCCTCAGGCCATGTGAATCTCTTGTTTATCAGCTGGACCATCTCCCTTCCAAGCTCCCAGGCCGATTTCATCGCCCTCTCATCCCTTCTTATCTCTCCGGGCTCGTATCCGAGGCCGTCTATGGTGTCAGCCAAGAGCATGCGGTGGCTTCTCAAGGCCTCGATGATGACATCCAAGGCTCGAGTCTTCCCCTGCCTACCTGCTACTACCACGGCGGCTCCGATCTTGTTCATAAGCCTCTTCTTTGGATACTGTAGGGCGTAAAGCCTGTCCAGGAAGGTCTTCGCCTGGCCTGTGACCGACCAGAACCAGACAGGTGACCCCACAACTATCCCATCTGCCTCCTCAAGCTTCTTGTATATTGGCTGCATATCGTCATGGATGTGGCATCGTCCATCCTCCATGCACCTCCCGCAGGCGTCACAGAACTCTATCCTCTTATCGGCGAGGGTTATAAGCTCAGTCTCAGCCCCCTCGCTTCGAGCTCCTGCGAGGACCTCTCCCACCAATATCTCGGTGTTTCCTCCCCTTCTCGGGCTACAGACAACGCCCACAACCTTCAAAGGTTATCCCTCTTAAGGGATAGAGTGGACCAACTTGTAAACCTTCTTATATACATAGGGGATACCTTAAGACAATAAATAGAAGGTGATTTTAGTTATAAATAAAAACACCTCATGTTAAAAAACCTCTGCAAAAATATATTAGAAAGGTTTCCTGCTAATGTCAGAAAATTTTTAAACTTAAAATTAAATCTCTCATTAATGAAACGTTCGTGGATAATAGATTTCTAAAGCATGATGGATTTATTCTATTAAGTCCATGAGGAGATCTTTAATCGGTTTCTCCAGTGCACCTCTTATATTATTTAGAACTTTTCTACCTTCGTCTGTTATTGAATAGTGTTTTAGTTTTCTTCTGCCTTTCTGCATCCATTCTCCTATTATCAACCTCTTCTCCTCCAGCTCATATAGAAGGGGATATATGACCCCAGGGGTGTAGGGCTGCCCAGTTATCCTTCTCATCTCCTTTGTCAGCTTGTATCCAGACATCCCCTCCCCGAGGAGGAGCCACAGTATTATGGCCCTGCTCAAACCTCTGATGGTCGCCTTTACAAGCCTCTCCTCCCCGCTCAACCCAAAGCCCCCATGGATAGGGCATCTATCCGAAGATGGAAGCTATTATTAAACATATTACCTAAAGAATTGAAGATTTATTACCTCGTTACTAGCATTTATTTTGAATATCTGAGATGGTTCAGATCCATCAGTCCTTCCTGAGGAGCCTCCATGGACCCATAATCCTATGGCTCATATCCCTTAGGCCTAGGCATGGATATGGGATCATGAAGGAGATCAAGAAACTGACAGGGAGAGGGGCTGGGCCGAACACCGTATATCCATATCTCCACAGGCTGGAGGAGGAGGGATTCATAGTCGGGGAGTGGGTGGAGGTGAGGGGGAGGAGAGTGAAGCGGTACTCGTTGACTAAGAGAGGCGAAGACCTCTTAGGGAGGATTCGAGAGCTCTTTAGGAGGCAGATAAGGGGGCTCATCACTTATCTTCTACATGAGGGGCGCTGAGCCTCCATAGGCACCTACGGGAAAGGAACTTCTGGAAATGTTTTAATAGCTCCAATATTTTGAATTTTGATATATTTTAGCCCTGTGGGGTAGTCTCCATGGGACGAGGCAGCAGAATAGTCCTGACGGCTGATAGAACCCTAATGAGCGGATATAACGGGCACATCTTCTTGGGCTTCAGCGCCTGCGTCCCGAGGGGCATCATCCCTGACAGGCTCTACTTCTCCATATTCTGCCCCCCGGTGGAGGCCGAGGGGGACGGCTCAGCGAGGCTCGCCCCCTGCGGAACCAGAAAGATCGAGGCAGCCCTC containing:
- a CDS encoding flavodoxin family protein, with the protein product MKVVGVVCSPRRGGNTEILVGEVLAGARSEGAETELITLADKRIEFCDACGRCMEDGRCHIHDDMQPIYKKLEEADGIVVGSPVWFWSVTGQAKTFLDRLYALQYPKKRLMNKIGAAVVVAGRQGKTRALDVIIEALRSHRMLLADTIDGLGYEPGEIRRDERAMKSAWELGREMVQLINKRFTWPEEFSESLYRLVMKRYKVGRLPKQ
- a CDS encoding PadR family transcriptional regulator, whose translation is MSGEERLVKATIRGLSRAIILWLLLGEGMSGYKLTKEMRRITGQPYTPGVIYPLLYELEEKRLIIGEWMQKGRRKLKHYSITDEGRKVLNNIRGALEKPIKDLLMDLIE
- a CDS encoding PadR family transcriptional regulator, with product MVQIHQSFLRSLHGPIILWLISLRPRHGYGIMKEIKKLTGRGAGPNTVYPYLHRLEEEGFIVGEWVEVRGRRVKRYSLTKRGEDLLGRIRELFRRQIRGLITYLLHEGR